In Paraburkholderia flava, one genomic interval encodes:
- a CDS encoding aspartate kinase, translating to MALIVHKYGGTSMGSTERIKNVAKRVAKWQKAGHKMVVVPSAMSGETNRLLGLAKEISAQPSPRELDMIASTGEQVSVGLLSIALHEAGVDAVSYTGWQVPVKTDSAFTKARINEIDGERVMRDLDAGKVVVITGFQGIDPEGHITTLGRGGSDTSAVAVAAALEADECLIYTDVDGVYTTDPRVVEEARRLDRVTFEEMLEMASLGSKVLQIRSVEFAGKYQVKTRVLSSLTDPLMPLEAEMSSGTLITFEEDETMEKAVISGIAFQRDEARIAVMGVPDKPGIAYQILGPVADANIDVDMIIQNQSVQGKTDFTFTVGRGDYQRAMDILTGQVKGHISAEQVLGDPKVSKVSVVGVGMRSHVGIASTMFRTLSEEGINIQMISTSEIKISVLIDEKYMELAVRALHKAFELDHV from the coding sequence ATGGCACTCATCGTACACAAATACGGCGGCACTTCGATGGGCTCGACCGAGCGCATCAAGAACGTCGCGAAGCGCGTCGCGAAATGGCAGAAGGCGGGCCACAAGATGGTCGTGGTGCCGTCGGCGATGTCCGGCGAAACCAATCGTCTGCTCGGCCTCGCGAAAGAAATTTCGGCGCAGCCGAGCCCGCGCGAACTCGACATGATCGCGTCGACCGGCGAGCAGGTCAGCGTCGGTCTGCTGTCCATCGCATTGCATGAAGCGGGCGTCGACGCGGTCAGCTACACCGGCTGGCAAGTGCCGGTCAAAACCGACAGCGCGTTCACGAAAGCACGCATCAACGAAATCGACGGCGAGCGCGTGATGCGCGATCTCGACGCGGGCAAGGTCGTGGTGATCACCGGCTTCCAGGGCATCGATCCCGAAGGCCACATCACGACGCTGGGCCGCGGTGGTTCGGACACGTCGGCGGTCGCAGTTGCGGCAGCGCTGGAAGCAGACGAGTGCCTGATCTACACCGACGTCGACGGCGTGTACACCACTGACCCGCGCGTCGTCGAAGAGGCTCGCCGGCTCGATCGCGTGACGTTCGAAGAGATGCTCGAAATGGCGAGCCTCGGCTCGAAGGTGCTGCAGATCCGCTCGGTGGAATTCGCCGGCAAATACCAGGTGAAGACGCGTGTGCTGTCGAGCCTGACCGATCCGCTGATGCCGCTCGAAGCCGAAATGTCGTCGGGCACCCTGATCACTTTTGAAGAAGACGAGACCATGGAAAAAGCAGTCATCTCGGGCATTGCGTTCCAGCGTGACGAGGCCCGCATCGCGGTGATGGGTGTGCCCGACAAGCCGGGCATCGCGTATCAGATTCTCGGCCCGGTGGCGGACGCGAACATCGACGTCGACATGATCATCCAGAACCAGAGCGTTCAGGGCAAGACCGACTTCACGTTCACGGTCGGCCGCGGCGACTATCAGCGTGCGATGGACATCCTCACCGGCCAGGTGAAGGGCCATATAAGCGCCGAGCAGGTGCTGGGCGATCCGAAGGTGTCGAAGGTATCGGTGGTCGGCGTCGGCATGCGTTCGCACGTCGGCATCGCGAGCACGATGTTCCGCACGCTGTCGGAAGAGGGCATCAACATCCAGATGATCTCGACGTCCGAAATCAAGATCTCGGTGCTGATCGACGAGAAGTACATGGAGCTCGCCGTGCGCGCGCTGCATAAGGCATTCGAGCTCGATCACGTATAA
- a CDS encoding tyrosine-type recombinase/integrase: MPKKAPELKPLQLPKLVKELKAKPNGGKVAVGGVDGLYLRIVGDSTAWVLCAAMGTRTNAKGLQVVRRLNMGLGPYPEISLSDARLKAAELRKQIRDGIDPLAAKKADKQAETQRLAKLKTFRDCAKAVIKLKANELRNEKALAQWESTLETYAYPLLGDRHVSEITKQDIVAVLEPIWRTKHETASRLRGRIEAVFHYAKANDYREGDNPAEWKGTLQPLLGNVERTVEHHAALPYGEIGAFIVELRERQGLSARALELAILTATRSNEVRSATRSEFDLAAKTWTIPAARMKMKKEHRIPLSDAAIELLKALPKIEGTDLMFPAPRGGVMSDNVFKALFERMKRDDLTAHGFRSTFRDWAGETTAYQREVIEHALAHQLKDKAEAAYQRGDLLAKRARLMADWAKYCATAQMVTTDNVIAINAA; encoded by the coding sequence ATGCCGAAGAAAGCACCGGAACTCAAACCGTTACAGTTGCCGAAACTGGTTAAAGAACTCAAGGCGAAGCCGAACGGCGGAAAGGTTGCAGTAGGCGGCGTTGACGGCCTGTATCTGCGAATCGTTGGCGATTCAACCGCATGGGTTCTATGTGCCGCAATGGGCACGCGAACCAACGCCAAGGGCTTGCAAGTCGTTCGCCGGTTGAACATGGGCCTTGGCCCGTATCCTGAAATTTCGTTGTCGGACGCGCGCCTGAAGGCCGCCGAACTCCGCAAGCAAATTCGCGATGGAATCGACCCGCTGGCAGCGAAGAAAGCCGACAAGCAAGCCGAAACGCAACGCTTGGCCAAGCTGAAAACGTTCCGCGATTGTGCGAAGGCCGTTATCAAGCTAAAAGCCAACGAACTCCGCAACGAAAAGGCGCTGGCGCAATGGGAATCGACGCTTGAAACCTACGCGTATCCGTTGCTTGGCGACCGCCACGTTAGCGAAATCACCAAACAGGACATCGTTGCAGTACTTGAACCTATTTGGCGCACGAAGCACGAGACCGCAAGCCGGTTGCGCGGTCGCATTGAAGCCGTGTTCCACTATGCCAAGGCGAACGACTATCGTGAAGGTGACAACCCCGCCGAATGGAAAGGTACGTTGCAACCGCTGCTTGGCAACGTCGAACGCACTGTTGAACATCATGCCGCATTGCCCTACGGTGAGATTGGCGCGTTCATTGTTGAACTACGCGAGCGGCAAGGCTTATCGGCCCGCGCGCTTGAACTCGCCATTCTGACCGCCACGCGATCAAACGAAGTGCGTTCCGCAACGCGGAGCGAGTTCGACCTAGCGGCGAAAACTTGGACGATCCCCGCCGCGCGCATGAAGATGAAAAAGGAACATCGCATTCCCCTATCGGATGCCGCAATCGAGTTGCTAAAAGCGTTGCCGAAAATCGAAGGAACGGACCTCATGTTCCCCGCCCCGCGCGGCGGTGTCATGTCGGACAACGTGTTCAAAGCGCTGTTTGAGCGCATGAAACGCGACGATTTAACCGCGCATGGGTTCCGGTCAACCTTCCGCGATTGGGCCGGTGAAACGACCGCATATCAACGCGAAGTAATCGAACACGCCCTAGCCCATCAACTCAAAGACAAGGCCGAAGCCGCATACCAACGCGGTGACTTACTTGCGAAGCGTGCTCGGTTAATGGCCGATTGGGCAAAGTATTGCGCAACGGCTCAAATGGTAACGACGGACAACGTCATTGCGATTAATGCGGCGTAA
- a CDS encoding AAA family ATPase, with protein sequence MAPIQPDSIPRELRDRFQWVNWTYRVDEKSVERKVPLNPRDGSNASVNHPTSWADFDSAMANVETGRCAGIGFMLTQNDPYAVIDIDNPVGKVDPSDIDRVYRIGNALIGDANSYTEVSPSGNGIHIWMKADIPPNGVRSSADSIELYSTARFMTVTGNAYGEAKPINQADELARALHGALDTCSKPHYDVIEKPCNRDAAAILNDICDWKNGAEFERKARLDFGVEDDSGVDQAVMNAIVFACQNVEKARECFSMTPRANRDKWRTRKDYQDATIRRAFDKLANGVKSIDIAALIASGSETLAAFKNVASVAEVNAHMVNGPPAKAFPIAGRDELIAGDVSELANQWRMFGVLPARGTAAIHGASGSGKSFLALDMACAIAEGTKGRSRWAGQLIEAAPVLYVVLEGAAGFKARAKAWEQNRARNLPEGLKVLSSNFALNSKDDVERLIETIPNGTVVFIDTLAQAAPGMDENLSRDMGEVVSAIQRIASARNALAVLIHHSTKAEENRTMRGHGSLYASLDAVIEVSRSKDTNERYWTAVKTKDGGDRRTFSFTLETVELGSATFAGETIEITSCVCAHSGPVDASGNATAGPTRATPESQRALRGNDQIVFKALNAVIGGLKDPMHGASKDEWYRGFEETDYGKGNKAATVERTFSRSMKSLLKNSAIMEMNGRYMTAFAALMMRANE encoded by the coding sequence ATGGCACCTATTCAACCCGATAGCATTCCGCGAGAACTCCGCGACCGCTTCCAATGGGTCAATTGGACGTACCGCGTCGACGAAAAGAGCGTGGAACGGAAAGTGCCGTTGAATCCCCGCGATGGCAGCAACGCCAGCGTCAACCACCCGACCAGTTGGGCGGATTTTGACAGCGCTATGGCCAACGTCGAAACGGGCCGTTGCGCCGGTATCGGCTTCATGTTGACGCAGAACGACCCATACGCGGTAATCGACATTGATAACCCTGTGGGCAAGGTTGATCCCTCCGACATTGACCGCGTTTATCGGATCGGCAATGCGTTGATCGGAGACGCAAACAGCTACACCGAAGTTTCACCTTCCGGTAACGGCATTCACATTTGGATGAAAGCGGACATTCCGCCCAACGGTGTGCGCTCGTCGGCTGACTCTATCGAACTGTACTCAACCGCCCGATTCATGACCGTAACGGGGAACGCGTACGGTGAAGCGAAACCGATCAACCAAGCTGACGAACTAGCCCGGGCATTGCATGGCGCGCTCGATACCTGTTCCAAGCCGCACTACGACGTAATCGAAAAACCGTGCAACAGAGACGCCGCCGCAATCCTAAACGATATCTGCGATTGGAAGAACGGCGCGGAATTTGAACGCAAGGCCCGCTTGGACTTCGGTGTTGAAGATGATAGCGGTGTTGACCAAGCCGTTATGAACGCCATCGTGTTCGCTTGTCAGAACGTCGAAAAGGCGCGGGAATGTTTCAGCATGACCCCGCGCGCGAACCGCGACAAGTGGCGCACACGTAAAGACTATCAGGACGCTACGATTCGCCGCGCTTTTGACAAACTAGCAAACGGCGTCAAGTCGATCGATATCGCCGCGCTGATCGCAAGCGGTAGCGAAACCCTAGCGGCGTTCAAGAACGTCGCATCGGTGGCGGAAGTGAACGCCCATATGGTCAACGGTCCTCCAGCCAAGGCATTCCCGATTGCCGGACGCGATGAACTGATTGCCGGTGACGTGTCGGAACTGGCGAACCAATGGCGCATGTTCGGCGTGCTTCCTGCACGCGGAACCGCCGCAATTCACGGTGCATCGGGTTCCGGCAAGTCGTTCCTAGCGTTGGATATGGCGTGCGCAATCGCCGAAGGTACGAAGGGCCGTTCGCGCTGGGCCGGTCAATTGATCGAAGCCGCGCCGGTTCTATACGTCGTTCTAGAAGGCGCAGCGGGCTTCAAAGCGCGCGCGAAGGCTTGGGAGCAAAACCGCGCACGCAACTTGCCGGAAGGCTTGAAGGTTTTATCTTCGAACTTCGCGCTGAACAGCAAAGACGACGTTGAAAGACTGATCGAAACGATTCCAAATGGAACCGTAGTGTTTATCGACACATTGGCACAAGCTGCACCCGGTATGGATGAAAATTTATCGCGTGATATGGGCGAAGTGGTTAGCGCTATCCAACGCATTGCAAGCGCCCGCAACGCGCTGGCGGTACTGATTCACCATTCAACCAAGGCCGAAGAAAACCGGACCATGCGCGGTCACGGTTCGCTTTACGCATCGCTTGACGCTGTTATCGAAGTTAGCCGAAGCAAAGACACGAACGAACGGTATTGGACGGCGGTAAAGACGAAAGACGGCGGCGACCGTAGGACGTTCAGTTTTACGCTTGAAACGGTCGAACTTGGTTCCGCTACGTTTGCAGGTGAAACGATCGAAATTACCAGTTGCGTATGTGCCCACAGTGGGCCGGTTGATGCGAGCGGCAACGCTACGGCGGGTCCGACAAGGGCGACACCCGAAAGTCAAAGGGCATTGCGCGGCAACGATCAAATCGTATTTAAAGCATTGAATGCCGTAATCGGTGGATTGAAAGACCCGATGCACGGCGCAAGTAAAGACGAATGGTATCGCGGGTTCGAAGAAACAGATTACGGAAAGGGAAACAAAGCAGCAACCGTAGAACGAACATTTAGCCGATCTATGAAATCACTTTTGAAAAATTCGGCGATTATGGAAATGAATGGACGTTACATGACAGCATTTGCAGCGCTAATGATGCGGGCCAATGAATAG
- a CDS encoding helix-turn-helix transcriptional regulator has translation MTTRFIRLPELMERTGLPESTIYWRMNHGTWIRPVKIGLRAVAWLAHEIDALCEAMANGKTHDEIVALIVDLTAARSKSKSAE, from the coding sequence ATGACAACTCGTTTTATTCGTCTTCCTGAGTTGATGGAACGCACCGGTTTACCGGAAAGCACGATTTATTGGCGCATGAATCATGGCACTTGGATTCGCCCGGTAAAGATCGGCCTCCGCGCTGTCGCATGGCTTGCCCATGAAATCGACGCACTTTGTGAAGCAATGGCAAACGGCAAGACGCATGATGAAATCGTTGCATTGATTGTCGATTTGACCGCAGCACGCAGCAAGTCAAAATCGGCGGAGTAA
- a CDS encoding L-rhamnose mutarotase, which translates to MRYCFALDLKDDQALIARYEEHHRAVWPEVLQHLREHGVLGMEIFRLGTRMMMVMDTDDARFDAERTSRAAETNPAIRAWEDLMWTFQAPTPWTPAGQKWMSMTRIFDLRQQS; encoded by the coding sequence ATGCGTTACTGTTTCGCCCTGGATCTGAAAGATGACCAGGCGCTGATCGCCCGCTACGAGGAGCATCACCGCGCAGTGTGGCCGGAAGTGCTGCAGCATCTGCGCGAGCATGGAGTGCTGGGTATGGAAATTTTTCGCCTCGGGACTCGCATGATGATGGTCATGGACACCGATGATGCTCGGTTCGATGCGGAGCGTACGTCCCGAGCCGCAGAAACCAATCCGGCGATTCGCGCCTGGGAAGATCTGATGTGGACTTTCCAGGCCCCTACTCCGTGGACACCAGCCGGCCAGAAGTGGATGTCGATGACGCGGATATTCGACCTTCGACAGCAGTCTTGA